The sequence TAGCTATTTGGCAGTCAGCACCACGGTTATAAGGATCCGCAAAATCCTCGTTCTTTCTAACAAAAACTCCACCTCACACAAACGTCTCGGTTGCTATAAGCAACCTATTGTAATAAGGAATTATCACATTCCTTACCACAACATCCGCCATCTCTTGGCGGAAACGTTCCAAAAAACAAAAACTTCAAACAAAAGCTGGCTGCTGAATAGGTGACCTTGAAAATGAAAACACCTATACACCAAGCAGTCTTAGCCGATCAAGTTATAGAGCTCCTGGACCCAAAACCTGGGCAGAGCTACTTTGACGGTACAGCCGGTTACGGCGGCCATGCGCAGTTAATATCTGAACGCATCGGCCCAAGTGGCCGGATGATACTGGCAGACCGGGATCCTAGAGCCATTAAATGGCTAGGGGGGCGGTTTGGCGGGAAGGCAGAGATTATACAGAGCGATTTTCTAGCAGCAGCCGAAAGGCTGACTGAAACCGGAGAATCAGTAGATATGATCTTGCTCGATCTGGGTGTTTCGTCACCACAGCTAGATGAGTCCGAGCGCGGATTTAGCTTTCGTCACACAGGGCCGCTTGATATGCGCATGGACAGCTCTCAGGAGCTGACAGCCGCCGAAGTCGTTAACAGTTATCCGCAGGCAAAATTAGCCGAGATAATAAATACCTACGGCGAGGAGCACCGGGCAAGAGCCATAGCCGCTCGGATTGCCGCCCACCGGCCACTAGCTACTACGACCGAGCTGGCGAGTCTTGTCGCAGGAGTTGTCCGATCAGACCGCGATACCCATCCAGCTACCCGTACCTTCCAAGCACTACGTATTTATGTCAACAGCGAGCTTACACAGTTAGAGCAAGCCCTACCAAAGCTGGTAGAGCTGCTTGCGCTAAATGGCCGATTAGCCATTATTAGCTTCCATTCGCTAGAAGACAGAATAGTGAAGAATTTCTTTACGTACGAATCCAAGGATTGCATTTGCCCGCCGAAACAACCGGTTTGCACATGCAGTCATACTGCCAGCCTCCGAATTCTAACCAAAAAGGCAGTTAAGGGTTCAACTGACGATACTATCAACCCGCGTGCCCGCAGCGCGAAGCTCAGGGCCGCAGTGAAAATAAAAACAAACAAAAGGGGACAAAAGTGACTTTGGTTATCAAAAACCAATCCGCCCGAGCCATACGAGTTAAGGTTCAGGTGATCAAACGGCAGAAGTAATTCTGCTTCCTGGGGCGGTCCGCACAAAAATTTGCGGACTCGCCCCCAAAAGAAAACAAACACAAAAAGGATAAAAAATGACCACAGCAACATACGCTATTAGAAGGAATCAAAATCTCTACCGCAGTAAATCACAAATTAACTTCGGCCCAGTTTCACTTAGCTTCGTGGCAGTTGCCGCCATTGCCGTACTGGCTCTGCTATACCTGACCCAGATTACTAAAACCAGTGTTTTTGGCTATAAAGTGACCGAACTGGAGCAACAGCGCAATACTGCCTTACAGGCCAAGCAGGCACTTGAGGTAGAGGCGGCCAGACTGTCTTCGATTCAAAATATTCAATCATCCAAAGCGGTTGAGGGTATGGAGCCTGAGACCCGCCCCACTTACGTTAAACAGTAGGAATAAGTGACTAATTACTCTGACAGCTTACAGCAAAGAAGACGCCTGCTTGCACTCCAGGCTTTGCTGGTTGGCATTTGTGTACTGATTGGCCTGCGTTTAGTCTATCTGCAGATTCTGCAGCATGGCCGTTACGCAGCTATGGCCAACTCGGCACATCAACGCCAATATGAAATCCCCGCAAAACGGGGGGAGATATTTATTCGTGATGGCGAGGTTAAGGTGCCACTAGCCCTTAACCAGACCATGAAGCTACTCTATGCCGACCCGAGTGTGATTCATAACAAGCCAAAAACGGCACTTTTGCTAGCCGGTGCTACAGGTGATCAGCCAGAAGGCTACATGAAGGCTTTGGAGCAGGGAGGCGCTTACGTTGTGCTCAAGCGCAAGATCGATGCTCCCACTGCTCAAAAAATCTCTGCTTTAAATCTTAAAGGAGTCGGGCTAAGAGACCAAGATTATCGGGTGTATCCGGAGGGGGCGCTCGGTAGCCAGGTCCTGGGATTCGTCAATACTGAAGGGAATGGCCAGTACGGCATAGAGGGCTTTCTTAACTTGCAGCTTAAGGGCGTGAGTGGCTTGCAAAAAGCCAAGACCGATACTAACGGCATACCTATTGCAACTGCTGGTAATACACTTAAAAAGCCAGTTGACGGTACCAGTTACGTTCTGACTATCGATCGTAATATACAGGCCCAGGTAGAGAAGTTTTTGAAGGAGGGGGTGGATAATTTTAAGGCCAAAAGCGGCAGTGTGATTGTAATGGACCCGAAGACGGGGGCAGTAAAAGCCATGGCCAACTATCCTAATTTTGACCCGAATGAATACGGCAAGACGAAAGACTTTAAGGTTTTTAGCAACGAGTCGGTCAGCAGCCAATTTGAGCCAGGGTCAGGGTTTAAAATCTACACTATGGCAGCCGGCCTGGATTCCGGCAAGATCAAAACCGATACTACATATGATGACACCGGCTCGTACGAGGTTGACGGCTACACTATCAAAAACGCCCACGATAAAAAGTCGGGCCCAAATACCCCTATGACACATATAATTCGCGACTCTCTCAATACCGGCGTCATATTCATACTACGGAGCATGGGCACGGATGCTACCAAGATCACCCCGGCGGCCAAGCAGAGTTTTTATGAATATATTACCAAGCGTTTTGGCTTCGGGGTGCGTACAGGTATTGAGCAGGCCTATGAGGCTCAGGGCAATGTAAACCCGCCCAAGAGCAGTAATGTGAACTATGCCAATATGACTTTCGGCCAGGGTGTTTCGGTAACTATGATCCAAATGGTAACGGCCGCTTCGGCTATTGCTAACGGCGGCAAACTATACCAGCCTTACCTGGTCGATCAAGCGATTGCCTCAGATGGGAATGTGGTATCAAAAACTCAGCCCAAAGTGATTCGCGACAAGGTGATATCCGAACAGGCGGCACGTGAGACCAGGGCTATGATGCAGGTGGTAGTAGAGCGGGGTTCTGGCTGGATGGCCAAAACTCCCGGCTACAATATAGCCGGTAAAACCGGTACGGCCCAGGTGCCAAAACTCGATGGCAAAGGCTATGAAGAGAATAAGAATATCGGTAGTTTTGTCGGCTTTGCTCCGACGGAAGACCCTAGGTTCGTTGTTATTGTTAGGGTTAGTGAACCCCAAACCAATGATTTTGCCGAAAAAACTACCGTGCCGGTGTTTGCCAATATCACTAGGTGGCTGTTGAAATATTATGCGATTGCGCCCTCGGGTTAAGCCATGATTGATACTTTATATGCTAAAATTACAGAAATGAACTTCCTAAACAACGCTGAAATCATACCTCTCTCACATATACTTTTTGCGGCTATAGCCGGGTTTTTACTTTCGATGATACTAACTCCGATCTATACCAAGATCGCTTATCGTTATAAATGGTGGAAGCAGTCAAGAACCCACGCCATCACTGGCGAGAAGGCTCCGATTTATCAAAAGCTTCATGCAGCCAAACACAAGCGCAACATACCGACAATGGGAGGTATAGTCACTATTCTGACGGTTGGGTTGGTAACCCTGGCCATTAACCTCGATCGTGAGCAGACCTGGCTGCCTATCTTTACACTAGTAGCGGCTGGTATGGTGGGGCTGCTCGATGATTATTTAAATATCCGCAGTACTGGCGGAATTGCCGGTATGCGAGGCAAGATAAAGTTCAGTTTAATCTTGGGCATTGCTGTGGCCGGTGCTATCTATTTCTACTACAAGCTAGGCTACAGCTTGATCCATATTCCTGCAGTTGGTGATTTTAATATTGGCTGGCTATATATTCCGCTATTTATTGCGGTAGTAGTTTCTACGGCAAATGCCGTAAATATCACAGACGGGCTAGACGGCCTCTCTGGCGGATTACTCTCCACGGCCTTTGGAGCATTTGCCATTATCGCTTATTTTCAGGGCAACTTCGGTATTGCCGGCTTTTGCGCCACGGTAGTAGGAGCTATGCTGACATATACCTGGTTTAACATTTATCCCGCGCGGTTCTTTATGGGGGATTCAGGCGCTTTTGCGCTTGGTACAACCTTAGGGGTGGTGGCGGCCCTGACCAACGCGATAGCTGTTCTGCCTATTATTGGTGCGGTCTTTGTAGTTGAGGCCGGTTCCAGTGCATTGCAGATATTCTCCAAAAAGCTGTTTAAGCGAAAAATTTTCCTGTCGGCCCCCATACATCACCATTTTGAGGCGCTTGGTTGGCCCGAAACGAAGGTTACGATGCGATTCTGGGTTGTAGGTCAGGTATGTGCAGCTGCGGGTTTGATACTAGGTCTGCTGGGTAATAAAGCACTGTAATGAGCAGGGCGGTAAGCACTAGAGGGCATCGGCCTGATTATGTACTGGCTATCACCATCTTTGTGCTGTTGGCATTCGGGCTAATTATGATGTACAACATTAACCCTGCGCTAAGCCAAAAGCTGCTGGGACGGGTCGATTCTGGTTACTATTTTCGCGGTCAGCTGACGAATGTAATTATTGGCCTTGCAGTCTGGCTGGCAGCTTCTTCTATTTATTATCGCCGCTGGCGGTCTTGGGCGCCGACCCTGATGGTGGTTTCTATCATTGCCTTGCTAGCCCTAATGGTTCCCGGTCTGAGTTTCGAGCGCAATGGCGCAACCAGGTGGCTTGGAATTGGCTCGTGGTCTTTCCAACCGGCTGAGCTGTTTAAGATTGCCTTGGTTTTTTACCTAGCGACTTGGTTCGAGCGCCGCGGCAGGGAGCTTACTAATTTTTGGGAGGGGGTCGTACCATTTAGCCTTATGCTGGTGTTCTCGGGTATTTTATTGGTAGTCTTCCAGAGAGATATGGGCACCATGATGGTGGTAGCTCTTTCTGCTATTGCCATGTTTTACGTAGCTGGGATTAAGCTACGCCACTTGTTAGTGTTGGCCGGCGCCGGTTTGGCAGCTGGTTGGTTGGCAATCGTGACCTTTCCGCATCGCATGTCTCGCGTGGCGGCCTTTTTGAACCCCAGCCAGAATACTGATGCGGGCGGCTACCATATCAACCAAGCCCTAATTGCTATCGGCAGCGGGGGGCTGTTCGGTCTGGGGCTCGGCAAGAGCATTCAGATTTATGGCTATTTGCCTGAGGCTTCGAACGATTCGATCTTTGCCGTAATTGCTGAGGAGTTTGGTTTTATTGGCGCCGGTTTAATAATTGCCCTGTTTAGTATCTTAATTTATCGCGGGCTTAAAATTGCAGCTGCGGCACCTGATTTATTTGGCCGCCTAGTAGCTACCGGCATAACAACCGTCTTTATGTTTCAGGCCTTTATAAATATTGCCGCCATGATCGCATTGGTACCATTGACTGGCATCCCCTTGCCGTTTATTAGTTATGGCGGTTCCAGTTTGGTTATTATGCTGGCCGGCGCCGGTATTTTGCAGAATATTTCTAAGTACACAGTAAGAGAGGTAGCAAGTGAAGATAGTCGCAAGCGGCGGAGGATCGGCCGGGCATATATCGCCGATCCTGGCAACGGTCGAAGCGTTAAAACCGCTCGGTAACATTCAGGTCCTATATATTGGCCAACAGGGGAGTTTGGAGCAGAGGATTGCTTCTTCTGCCGGCATAGACTTTGCGCCAATCCTAGCGGGTAAGTACCGGCGCAATCCTGCGCACAGCCGCATCCGGCGCATGCTGGATGTCTATAACTTGGCGCTTAATACCCGCGATATGGCAAAGCTTACGGCTGGTGTTATCCAGAGCCTCAAACTACTGCGCGCCTACCAGCCAGACGCTGTTTTTATTAAGGGCGGCTTTGTCGGGTTGCCGGTTGGGATTGCGGCAAGCCTGTTGCGTATCCCTTATTTAATCCACGAGTCCGACATCAGCCCCGGTCTTACCAATCGTGTTCTGGCAAAAAGAGCCGTTAAAATTGCCGTCGGCTTTCCAGTGCAGAAGTATCCTCAGTGGGACGAGTCCAAATTGGAGTTTACCGGTAACCCTATCCGTAAAGATATCTTGGGCTATCTGCCTGCCGAGGCGCTAAACTATTTTGGTCTTAGTAGCGATCTGCCTGTAATACTGGTAACCGGCGGCAGTCAGGGAGCAAGGGCGATTAATGAGATTGTACTGGCAGCCCTACCCAAGTTGTTAGAGAAATATCAGGTAATTCACGTCACGGGTGAAAAGCAGTTGGAGGCGGTGCAACAGCACTTACAACAACTTAATCCTCTTTATAAAGAGAGATATGTCGTAAAGTCATTCTTGCTTCATGACATAGGGCAGGCTTATGCCGCCGCCGACTTAGTAGTGGCCCGAGCCGGAGCCGGTACTATAGCCGAGCTAGCAGCTCTAGCTAAGCCAGCTATCTTGATACCGAATCAAGCAATGGCGGCCCACCAGATTGAGAACGCCAAAGCTCTCAGCCGCACTGGTGCAGCCAAAGTTCTCTACGAGCATCGCTTAACACCAGAGCAATTTGTGGCCCAAATTGATCAGATTATGGAATCAGAATCTGATCAGCAGACGCTGGCTGGTAATATCAAGGAATTCAGTGTGCCAGATGCCGATCGGCATTTAGCGGAATTGATTTATAAAGTAGCCGCCGCAAATAGGGAGGCTAGCCGATGAGGCGACCTTCCCGCCATGTTCGCAAGATAGGCCGGCCGGTCTATATTCGTAACCAAGGTGCAAAAAAGCGTCGGCGCCTGCCACAGGTCGCTAACTTTTTGCAAATAGCTATACTAGTCGTTGCCGCCTTCTTACTTCTGATCGGTGCGAGTCGTATCACTAAGGTAAGTGAGATTAAGGTAGATGGTACCAGTAGTCTTCCGCCAGCTAAAATCCAGAGGCTAGTGGGGGAAGGCTTAAGCCGGCAGTGGTTTGGTTCAAGCTTATTGATGGTTAACAGCAGTGCACTGGAGGGTGATTTGCTAGCAAAAGAAGCCGGTATAAAAAAAGTTGTAATTAAGCGTCGCCTCCCCGGAACTCTTACGGTTAAGATAACCGAACATAGTCCTAGTCTAAATTGGAAGACCACGAGCGGCCTCTACTTGCTTGATAATGAGGGGGTGGTATTGGGCGAGAGCAGGGGAGAGTACTCCAAGTTACCGGCTGTGCACGATAGCTCAAATTTGCCGGTGAAAAAGGGGGATAGGGTCGCTCCGTCTGCTTTTGTAGCTTTTTGCATAGAGCTTGCTAGCCGCCTGCCCGAAACCAAGCTGACAATTACCGAAATGCAAGTACCCGAGACTACCAGCGAGATCCACGTAAAAACCAGTAAAGGGTTTGTGATTAAGTTTGATACAACTCGCCCAGCAGGGGAGCAAATCCAGGATTTGCAGGCAGTTCTAAGCCACCTGGCCGCGCAGAAGAAAAGCCCGGCCGAATATATCGATCTTAGAATAGAACAGAAGGCATACTACAAGTAGCACTTCCCTTCCCTTTGTTCGGTTATTGTTCACATGAGCTTGTCAACATTTACCACAGAGCTCAGCCTGTAATTAAACATTAGGGTTTTACTAATGGGGCAGGGGATATGAGGTGTCAGAGTTACCACTATTTAGAGATTGCGTGTTTTTTACAACGCGGGAAGTTAGGGGGTCAGTATGGGGACTAAGAGAGGAAGGACGAGCCTAGCTAAGTATATATAACCAGTAAGCTCTGTTTTACCAGGTGTAATCACCCCCAGTATCTATCAAGATTACTATGTCGCAAAAGATACATTGTGCGACACAAGCACATATATCAAATAGGCCTAGTTCTCTTCGCTTGCCGCCCTAGTCTTTATCATGGCGCAATGATACTTCCTCACCCTGCCCGATTGCCTGCTCTCGGGTAGCTCCTGACACTACAAAATTGCGATGATTAACGCTTTTGGGCGCTGCTCCGGGCTTTTCTTCTGTCCGCTTCTGTTGGCCCTGATGGCCGTTTTGGCTTGCATTCTGATGCGGCCGATTCGGTCTATTACGGTTTCTATCGTGCCCAGATCGACTCTGGTTACCAGATCCATGCCGCCGCTCGGGGTTTTTAAGGTTGCGGATAAAGTTCGGTTTTTGTTCATCTGCAGATTTAGTCTTGGCTGCATCTGAGGCACCAGCTTCCTGTCCGCCGTTTGACCACTCAACGATCGCTTTTTCAATCTCTTCACGCCCCGAAGCAAACCGCTGCCGGCTGCTGTCGATAATACGCGCGCTCAGGTCGTTTTCTGGCTGCGGCATCATAATAGTTTTAGCCGAGAATGGCAGTGCCTTTTCGCCATCAATACTCATACTGATGAATATTTCCTGGTTATGCAGTTTTACCAAATCACCCGGCTCAAAAATCGGCTCAAAGTACTTACCCATCACACTGCCGTCTTCGGCGCCTACCCGGAAGGTCACCATCGAACCGACGTTGCCGAATACGGCATCTCTGACCGTCTCTGGCATCTGGGAAATGTATTGGTTGGCTACAGTCAGGTTTAGGCCATACTTACGGGCCTCAGAGAGAATTACGGCAAACGAATCGGTAGCAAAGTTCTGGAATTCGTCGACATAGAGGTAGAACGGCCGGCGTTCGCCAAGCGACACATTGGCTCGGCCCATGGCCGCTAGTTGGATCTTCGTAACCATTAGGGCACCTAATATAGCTGCGTTGTCCTCACCTACCATACCGCGCGAGAGGTTAACGATTAATATCTTGCCGTCGTCCATTACCTTGCGCAGGTCGATACTCGATTTCGGTTGACCGATGATATTGCGCACCAGCGGGTTGGCCGTAAAGGCTCCCACCTTGTTCAGAACTGGTGCCACGGCTTCATTGGCAAACTTATCATTCCAGCTGGCAAACTCATTCACCCAGAAGCTTTTAACTACAGGGTCTTGGATTTCCTTTATCACCTTTTTACGGAACTCCTTCTCGGTCAGCATCCTGGTAATGCCCAACATGGTTGAATCAGGGTAATCTAGAAGGGCTAGGATCGTGTAGCGCAGGATGTATTCCAGTCTTGGCCCCCAGGAGTCGAACATCCGCTTCAGCACCCCTACCATCTCGGACGAAATATGGTTTTTAAAGGCCGGGTCCGAAACCTCCAGCGGGTTAAAGGCTATCGGGAACTCGCGATCGGCTGGGTTAAAGTAAATCACGTCGTCTAACCTATTTTCAGGTATGAACTCCATCATATCGGTAGCAAAGTCGCCATGGGGGTCAACTATCGCCATCCCCTGCCCGTGGTAAATGTCAGACAGACTAAGCAGGTTTAAAAGTTTCGATTTACCTGTTCCCGTCTGGCCTACGATGTAAAGATGCCGCCCGCGATCAATACGCTTAAAGCCGAATCTGGTATTGTGGCCGCGGAAGTTGGTTTCGCCAAATAGACTTAAATCCTCCGCATCGGTATTCTCAAGCGTTGGTAGATTAGATGGAGGCTCGGCCGTTTTGGTGGTGGTCCAAACCATATTTGGGGTTTCTACGCTGGTGTGCGGCAAATGGTAAAGGCTGGCCAGCTCCTCGATATTCAGTGTATAACCGGCATCCAAGAACAGGCGCGCCCGGTACTCTTTTAATATGTCGTGGTCAAATGTGGTGCGCTTAGGCGTAAACCCATTGAGGTTGGTAGTGTTGAACTGTTTGAATCCGCCGACTATTGCCTGGATGCGCTGCTTGGCCAGCTCGGGTGTTGGGCCCAAGTAAACAATTCGCACTTTTACCTGGTAGCCTAGTTTAGCCACCTTAGCTTCCACCGCCTTTACGGCTGCCTGCTGGCCGGTAGAAAGTGATTCAGACTTACCGCCCTTCTCCCCTGCCTGCTGCGGCGGCTCAAAAAGTGCTTTGAAGAAATTAGACAGAATATAAACTGGCAACTGAATCAGGTGGCCAATCAACTCAGATTTAAGCTGCATATTGCCGCTTTTTACCTGCTCAATATAGTTCATCCCCTTATTCTGCCAGGAGTCGTCTTCTGGCCGGCTTAGCACCTGCACCCACATCTCTTCGCCTGGTTGGTCGAGCTTGGCCAGTACAGCCGTAATGCCGGCAAGTGGGTCTACCTCAAAAGAAACAAAGGTCTTAATAGGCAGTACCTCATCGCGGGTAAGGGTCAGCTCTGTACTATGCACTACCCGTTCACCTGGCTGCCCGGCAGCATAATCCTCTATCCCCTCGCGGATGCGCACATTCGGGTATTGAGCATATATCTGCCCCTCTACGAAATCCTTTAAGTGCTTGGGGGTCCAGACATAAAAATGAATCTTATTCTCGATCGAAGCAATTTCGCAGCTGATGTGCTCTTGCAGAGAGCCTTCTTTGCGCAGCTCTGTTTTAGGGCGCAGTATTCCATGTAGACTGGCAAACATTTGCTCGGCCGAAAGTTCTTTTTTATCGTTATCTTTCGGAACCTCAATCATCAGCAAGACATTATCCGTCTGGCTGATCCACTCCACACGCCGGCGGTTCTGCCAAATTAAATAAGCTAATACAGCTACAATTATGACCCACCCATAAAGCTGGAATAGTATGATTCCCAGTAGCTGCAGAATTGGACCTAGTATACCCTCCATAATGTCCTTACTTTAGTGCATAGGTCGCTTTGGCGACCCTCGTAAATTGATCTTTCTCTTGCAGGTTCAGGACAATGGTAGTTTTTTTCACCTGGCGTTTCTTCAGTACCCGCTTGACGATTTCATTCTTGTGTAATGGTGTTTCCTCGCGCAGAATCTCAGTAATAATATCGGCTACCGTACCAGGGGTGTAGCCCCAATCACGGAGGGCATATATTCCCCGTCCCACCAGTACAAACCTGGGGTCTTTAATCAGTTCGTTGTGCACGGCCTGGACTGTTACGGTACGCTTGCGCTCGCCAAGGCTGGCGATGCGGTCTGCGATTTCGCTGAAGTGCAGCGGGCTGCCATGGCGGGCCAAAGCGATGTAGGTTTTATCTTTGATCGATTTCGGGTTAACCTCCGGCCAATGCGCCAGTCCCCAACGGCCATCCATATTGGCTAGCTGTTTGGAGATAGAAGCAATATTATGCAAGGTTTCTTCGCTGGCATTACCCGAGACTGTCGGCCGAATTGAGCTTAAGCTGGCCGGTTTGCCGGCTTTTTCGAGTTGCTTTACTACTTCCTGGGCTATACTTCTGACGGCTTCTGGGTGGTAGTCGGGCAGTAAGGCCAGGGCTGGTTTAAAGTGATCACTTTCTTCTATAACGGCTACCGAAGGTGCCAAGGTGGCTAAAAATACAATGTAGGTGTGCTCGGATGGGTCTACATCAAGGCGTTCGGCAATCTTGTCGAGCTCGCTAACGTGTCCTAGGTCTTTTAAGTGATTAGCTAAAATACTATCGGCTTCGGTGATACCGTCGACCTGTGCGGCCTTGAGTTTTGCAACGGCCGATTTTTCGATTTGGCGAACTCTCTCTCGTGTAATGCCGTACTTACCCCCTATTTTTTCTAGAGTCTGACGCTTGGGCATGCCCAAGCCAAAACGACCGGCAACTATTTCCCGGTCTCTTTCTGTTTTCAGCTTAGACAGGATTGCCTGGGCAGCCGTTTGGTAATTGTACTTTGTGGCATTGGTCACTGATAAAACGTCATTTAACTAGATAAATTATAAAATAACTGGTTACCGGTGTCAACAAGTTTACTAGGTATCGCCTCCGCCGCCTAAACCAGAACCGCTGCCAGATCCCGAGTCGCCACCTGGATCCGGTGTTGGCTCCTCTTTTTTCTTAGGTTCCTCTGGTGGTGGGGTTCCGCCTCCACAACCTATCTCACCAGTGCCACAGCCAGGCGGAGCGGCTTCAGCTTGTTTTACAGGTGTGTCTGGCTTGGGTTTGGGCTGGGCCTCTACCAGAACCGGCTTAGGTTCGCCGCTAGCTCCACAACGCTTGGTGGGTTGGTTTTCAGCCAGAAAAACCTCTTCTATCGCGCTAGCGTCATTTGCATCGGCCAATCCTCCGTCCCCTTTGCAGACTTTGAGGTTTACAAGCCCCTCTGGCCTAGTAAACTCTTCTACCGGAGTGCCAGCCAGGGCGCTTTCCATAAATCTATGCCAAATCGGCGCTGCTCCTGTAATACCGTCTACGTTATGCATCGGTGTATGATCGTTGTTACCGACCCAGACGGCTGTGACGAAACTGGGGGTGTAGCCAATAGTCCAGTTATCACGGAAGTCATTAGTAGTACCGGTTTTAACGGCTGCTGGGCGCGAAAGCACCAGTGGTGAGTTAGCGCCAAAGATCTCTTCGCGGTTTTTATTATCACTGAGAATATGGGTTATCATATAGGACAAACGCGGATCAATCACCTGTTTGGGTGCTGGCCGGGCCTCCTTGGTAATATTCCTGGCGAACCTATCTTCTACTTTCAAGATAGAGCGCGGCAACACCTTGGTGCCAGAAGCAGCAAAAGTGGCGTAAACGGTAGCCATATCAAGAGGGCGCACTTCCCCGCTTCCCAGTACCAGACTTAGGCCAAACCGCCCTTCATCTACCAGGCTGGGTCGCGAAACACCTAGATTATGAGCCATACCGATCGTATCGTGGATGCCGGCGAATTTCTGCACATGCACAGCCGGTACGTTTAGTGAGTTGCCCAGCGCCCGCCTCAGAAGTACCGGCCCGCGATACTTAAGGTCATAGTTTTTCGGCTCATAGACTTCGCCATTATCCTGCGATATTCGCAGAGGCTTGTCGTCCACCTGGGTTGCCCCATGCCAGCCCTTGCTAAAGGCAGTGGCATAAGTAATCGGCTTAAAGCTAGAGCCGGGCTGCAGCTGCGCTAGGGTAACATTAACGCTGCCGAACCCCGGCTGGTGGTAGTCGATACTACCGACCATCGCAATAATATCTCCGGTTTTCGGTTGCATGGCTACAAGTCCGCCGTTCGTGACGTGGTTGCCGGCTAGTTTTGCCACCTGCTCACGTACGGCCTGCTCCCCTGCTAGCTGCTTATTGTAATCGAGCGTGGTAGTAACGGTAATGCCACCCTTTTCTACTATCTCTGTGCCATAGATACTGCGCAGGCGGTCTAACACATAAAAGACGAAGTGAGGTGCGCGAATCACTACCTCCTGACTGTGGGCCTGTACTGGCCGGCTGGCAGCCACCCGGGCCTGCTCGTCCCCCACCATACCAAGTAAGCGCATGCGTTCAATTATGTAATCGCGGCGCTCTTTGGCGGATTGCGCGCTGACGTTAGGGTCGTAAATACTTGGGCTCTGCGGCAGGCCGGCCAGCAGCGCGGACTCTTCAAGCGTCAATTCTTGAGGCGCCTTCTTAAAGTAGATTCTGGCGGCTGCATCTATACCGTAGGCTCCTTGGCCATAATAAATACTGTTCACATACATTTGCAGGATCTCATCCTTACTGTAGCGGCGCTCCATTTCCACAGCCAATACCGATTCTTTATATTTCCTGACGAATGAGCGCTCGGATGTTAGCAAAGTGTTTTTAACAAGCTGTTGGGTAATAGTTGAGCCGCCCTGGACGCTAGCTGTATGGCGAAGGTTTTGATAGATCGCCCGGCTGGTACCTTTAATAGAAACCCCGTGATGTTCGTAAAAGTCAGAGTCTTCGGCTGCAAGAGTTGCCTGCT is a genomic window of Candidatus Dormiibacterota bacterium containing:
- the rsmH gene encoding 16S rRNA (cytosine(1402)-N(4))-methyltransferase RsmH; protein product: MKTPIHQAVLADQVIELLDPKPGQSYFDGTAGYGGHAQLISERIGPSGRMILADRDPRAIKWLGGRFGGKAEIIQSDFLAAAERLTETGESVDMILLDLGVSSPQLDESERGFSFRHTGPLDMRMDSSQELTAAEVVNSYPQAKLAEIINTYGEEHRARAIAARIAAHRPLATTTELASLVAGVVRSDRDTHPATRTFQALRIYVNSELTQLEQALPKLVELLALNGRLAIISFHSLEDRIVKNFFTYESKDCICPPKQPVCTCSHTASLRILTKKAVKGSTDDTINPRARSAKLRAAVKIKTNKRGQK
- a CDS encoding penicillin-binding protein 2; its protein translation is MTNYSDSLQQRRRLLALQALLVGICVLIGLRLVYLQILQHGRYAAMANSAHQRQYEIPAKRGEIFIRDGEVKVPLALNQTMKLLYADPSVIHNKPKTALLLAGATGDQPEGYMKALEQGGAYVVLKRKIDAPTAQKISALNLKGVGLRDQDYRVYPEGALGSQVLGFVNTEGNGQYGIEGFLNLQLKGVSGLQKAKTDTNGIPIATAGNTLKKPVDGTSYVLTIDRNIQAQVEKFLKEGVDNFKAKSGSVIVMDPKTGAVKAMANYPNFDPNEYGKTKDFKVFSNESVSSQFEPGSGFKIYTMAAGLDSGKIKTDTTYDDTGSYEVDGYTIKNAHDKKSGPNTPMTHIIRDSLNTGVIFILRSMGTDATKITPAAKQSFYEYITKRFGFGVRTGIEQAYEAQGNVNPPKSSNVNYANMTFGQGVSVTMIQMVTAASAIANGGKLYQPYLVDQAIASDGNVVSKTQPKVIRDKVISEQAARETRAMMQVVVERGSGWMAKTPGYNIAGKTGTAQVPKLDGKGYEENKNIGSFVGFAPTEDPRFVVIVRVSEPQTNDFAEKTTVPVFANITRWLLKYYAIAPSG
- the mraY gene encoding phospho-N-acetylmuramoyl-pentapeptide-transferase, coding for MIDTLYAKITEMNFLNNAEIIPLSHILFAAIAGFLLSMILTPIYTKIAYRYKWWKQSRTHAITGEKAPIYQKLHAAKHKRNIPTMGGIVTILTVGLVTLAINLDREQTWLPIFTLVAAGMVGLLDDYLNIRSTGGIAGMRGKIKFSLILGIAVAGAIYFYYKLGYSLIHIPAVGDFNIGWLYIPLFIAVVVSTANAVNITDGLDGLSGGLLSTAFGAFAIIAYFQGNFGIAGFCATVVGAMLTYTWFNIYPARFFMGDSGAFALGTTLGVVAALTNAIAVLPIIGAVFVVEAGSSALQIFSKKLFKRKIFLSAPIHHHFEALGWPETKVTMRFWVVGQVCAAAGLILGLLGNKAL
- the ftsW gene encoding putative lipid II flippase FtsW, with product MSRAVSTRGHRPDYVLAITIFVLLAFGLIMMYNINPALSQKLLGRVDSGYYFRGQLTNVIIGLAVWLAASSIYYRRWRSWAPTLMVVSIIALLALMVPGLSFERNGATRWLGIGSWSFQPAELFKIALVFYLATWFERRGRELTNFWEGVVPFSLMLVFSGILLVVFQRDMGTMMVVALSAIAMFYVAGIKLRHLLVLAGAGLAAGWLAIVTFPHRMSRVAAFLNPSQNTDAGGYHINQALIAIGSGGLFGLGLGKSIQIYGYLPEASNDSIFAVIAEEFGFIGAGLIIALFSILIYRGLKIAAAAPDLFGRLVATGITTVFMFQAFINIAAMIALVPLTGIPLPFISYGGSSLVIMLAGAGILQNISKYTVREVASEDSRKRRRIGRAYIADPGNGRSVKTAR
- the murG gene encoding undecaprenyldiphospho-muramoylpentapeptide beta-N-acetylglucosaminyltransferase, giving the protein MKIVASGGGSAGHISPILATVEALKPLGNIQVLYIGQQGSLEQRIASSAGIDFAPILAGKYRRNPAHSRIRRMLDVYNLALNTRDMAKLTAGVIQSLKLLRAYQPDAVFIKGGFVGLPVGIAASLLRIPYLIHESDISPGLTNRVLAKRAVKIAVGFPVQKYPQWDESKLEFTGNPIRKDILGYLPAEALNYFGLSSDLPVILVTGGSQGARAINEIVLAALPKLLEKYQVIHVTGEKQLEAVQQHLQQLNPLYKERYVVKSFLLHDIGQAYAAADLVVARAGAGTIAELAALAKPAILIPNQAMAAHQIENAKALSRTGAAKVLYEHRLTPEQFVAQIDQIMESESDQQTLAGNIKEFSVPDADRHLAELIYKVAAANREASR